Within Actinomycetota bacterium, the genomic segment GATCTCGTCGGTCTTGCCGTGGACCGGCTTGGGCGCCCGGCAGATCGTCCCGCCGTACACCTCGGCGATGCATTGGTGCCCGAGGCACACGCCGAGCACCGGCACGCCGGCGGCCGCGGCGGCGCGGATGACGTCGCGCGAGACGCCCGCGTCGTCGGGCGTGCCCGGGCCCGGAGAGATCACGACGCCGCGCGGTGAGAGCGCGAGCGCCTCCTCGGCCGTCACCGCGTCGTTGCGGCGCACCTCGACCGAAGCCCCGAGCGCGGCGAGCAGCTGGACGAGGTTGTAGGTGAACGAGTCGTAGTTGTCGATGACGAGGATCACGGCCGCACCTCGCTTCCGGCCGGGGATGCTGTCTGCCCGTGCATGCCCGCCGCGAGCTCGAGCGCCCGGTGCAGTGCACGCGCCTTGTGCAGGCACTCCTCGTACTCGCGCTCCGGGTCGGAGTCCGCGACGATCCCGGCGCCCGACTGCAGGTACGCGCGGCCGCCGGCGAGCACGAAGGTGCGGATCGTGATGCACATGTCCATCGCGCCGTCGAGGCCGAAGTAGCCCACGGTACCGGCGTACGGCCCGCGCGCCGCCGGCTCGAGGTCCGCGATGATCTCCATCGCGCGCACCTTCGGGGCGCCGCTCACGGTGCCGGCCGGGAACGTCGCGCGCAGCGCGTCGAACGCGTCGCGCCCGTCTGCCAGCGTGCCGGTGACGTTGCTCACGATGTGCATGACGTGTGAGTAGTACTCGACCTCCATGAGTTCGTCGACCTTCACCGTCCCGGGCGCGCACACCCGGCCGAGGTCGTTGCGCCCGAGGTCGACCAGCATGACGTGCTCGGCGCGCTCCTTCTCGTCGGCGAGCAGGTCGGCGCGCAGGCGGCCGTCCTCGTTCGCGTCGGCCCCGCGCGGCCGCGTGCCGGCGAGCGGCCGCGTGAGCA encodes:
- a CDS encoding aminodeoxychorismate/anthranilate synthase component II, with protein sequence MILVIDNYDSFTYNLVQLLAALGASVEVRRNDAVTAEEALALSPRGVVISPGPGTPDDAGVSRDVIRAAAAAGVPVLGVCLGHQCIAEVYGGTICRAPKPVHGKTDEIGHDGAGLFAGIPSPFTATRYHSLCVDADSVPEALEVQATTQDGVVMALRHRELPVFGVQF